A genomic stretch from Pararhizobium sp. IMCC21322 includes:
- a CDS encoding saccharopine dehydrogenase NADP-binding domain-containing protein codes for MSQKQSFDGTFVLLGFGSIGNAGLDIIFNHIDLDPARFFVVSESFDRADLHQDHGVSFVESCINSKNLDDVLDQFFNDGSGILVNASVNICSKALIEYCQRRSILYVDTSFEIWADLVGSEDMINNGGRFSDIQQAKKRFSGGATAITCHGANPGIVSHFAKRLICMLGQEVLGSEFSQPRLQTDWAELAQTLGITSVIITEMDDQRPDTPSTEKMALNTWSIYGLLEEASEKICVPFGTHEPVDEAIAPFVLDASGVRYLEVDTRSALYHSLGYSPTFGVFSGMVIPHVEAFTIANFLSLRDGDELLYQPTSYFCYQPCPAAQDTVINASGNDWHPDGPVRVMLEEIDRGIDSLGVMIFRDTTDEVAWYGSEVSTEISRAYKTTNATSLQVIAGLISSILYVMAHPREGLLEPEDLDTDFILGIAEPYLGNVYTHRVKAPFADGKSLFGRHPLTTPREIQADPRTIGVPL; via the coding sequence ATGTCACAGAAACAGAGTTTTGACGGTACGTTCGTGCTGCTGGGGTTTGGCTCCATCGGTAATGCGGGCCTCGACATTATCTTCAATCATATAGACTTGGACCCGGCCCGTTTTTTCGTTGTTTCAGAGAGCTTTGACCGCGCTGATTTGCATCAGGATCACGGCGTATCCTTTGTCGAAAGCTGCATAAATTCCAAGAATCTGGATGATGTGCTGGACCAGTTTTTCAACGATGGCTCAGGCATTCTGGTCAATGCATCTGTAAACATCTGCAGCAAGGCCCTGATCGAGTACTGTCAGCGACGCTCCATTCTTTATGTTGATACCAGTTTTGAAATCTGGGCGGATCTCGTCGGCTCAGAAGATATGATCAATAATGGGGGGCGCTTCAGCGACATACAGCAAGCCAAGAAACGCTTTTCCGGCGGCGCGACCGCCATTACCTGTCACGGTGCCAATCCGGGCATCGTCAGCCATTTTGCCAAGCGCCTTATCTGCATGCTGGGGCAAGAGGTACTGGGGTCGGAGTTCTCACAACCTCGCTTACAAACCGATTGGGCAGAGCTTGCTCAGACGCTCGGTATTACCTCTGTGATCATAACCGAGATGGATGACCAGCGACCAGACACGCCGTCCACTGAAAAGATGGCGCTGAACACATGGTCCATATACGGGCTGCTGGAAGAGGCATCTGAGAAAATCTGCGTTCCCTTCGGCACCCATGAACCCGTAGACGAAGCCATTGCACCTTTTGTCCTTGATGCCAGCGGTGTGCGCTATCTGGAAGTTGATACGCGCTCTGCGCTTTACCACTCCCTTGGATACTCACCCACTTTTGGCGTGTTCTCAGGAATGGTCATTCCGCATGTGGAAGCCTTCACGATTGCCAATTTTCTCTCGCTGCGTGATGGCGATGAACTGCTTTATCAACCCACATCCTATTTCTGCTATCAGCCCTGCCCTGCAGCACAGGATACGGTCATCAACGCTTCTGGAAACGACTGGCACCCGGATGGGCCGGTTCGGGTGATGCTGGAAGAAATTGATCGTGGCATCGACTCTCTTGGCGTCATGATTTTCCGCGACACCACCGATGAAGTGGCGTGGTATGGTTCGGAGGTTTCCACAGAAATTTCCCGAGCCTACAAGACGACAAACGCCACCAGCCTGCAGGTTATAGCCGGGCTCATTTCATCGATACTCTATGTGATGGCTCATCCACGCGAAGGCTTGCTGGAGCCCGAGGATCTGGACACTGATTTCATACTCGGGATTGCTGAACCCTATCTCGGCAATGTCTATACCCACCGGGTAAAAGCACCGTTTGCGGATGGCAAAAGCCTGTTTGGCCGACATCCACTCACTACGCCTCGTGAAATCCAGGCCGATCCCCGCACCATTGGTGTGCCGCTCTAG
- a CDS encoding haloacid dehalogenase type II: MPHAVYVFDAYGTLFDVHAAVRKHADTIGPDGARLSEIWRAKQLEYSWVRALMGRYQDFWELTEQALDHAFACVPSADPKYREALLDAYRELDCYPEVPSVLRALKERGAKTAILSNGSPDMLDSAVKSAKIDTLLDEVLSVDELRTYKTAEPVYEMATTTFRVFPDAISFQSSNRWDVAGATAFGFRTVWVNRTGQQDEYRDLSPAAVLATLDGLPALG, from the coding sequence ATGCCCCACGCTGTCTATGTGTTCGACGCCTATGGAACACTGTTTGATGTTCACGCAGCCGTTAGAAAACACGCTGACACAATCGGCCCAGATGGCGCGCGCCTTTCTGAAATCTGGCGCGCCAAGCAATTGGAATATTCCTGGGTTCGCGCCCTTATGGGCCGTTATCAGGATTTTTGGGAATTGACCGAACAAGCGCTTGACCATGCATTTGCCTGTGTTCCAAGCGCTGACCCGAAATACCGTGAAGCGCTGCTGGATGCTTATCGCGAGTTGGACTGCTACCCCGAAGTTCCTTCTGTATTACGAGCACTTAAGGAACGAGGCGCGAAAACTGCGATTTTGTCCAATGGCTCGCCAGACATGCTGGACAGCGCCGTAAAATCAGCAAAAATTGATACTCTGCTGGATGAAGTTCTGTCTGTCGACGAATTGCGGACCTACAAAACGGCTGAACCCGTCTATGAAATGGCGACAACCACATTTCGCGTCTTTCCTGATGCTATTTCCTTTCAGTCATCAAACCGCTGGGATGTGGCAGGCGCAACCGCATTTGGATTCCGGACTGTTTGGGTCAACAGAACCGGCCAGCAGGATGAGTATCGGGATTTGAGCCCCGCTGCGGTGCTGGCGACACTGGACGGTCTTCCGGCTCTCGGCTGA